From the Anguilla anguilla isolate fAngAng1 chromosome 6, fAngAng1.pri, whole genome shotgun sequence genome, one window contains:
- the LOC118230811 gene encoding cytochrome P450 2K6-like has product MPLMHILPLDGTSILFISLICIMLIYILYHKKNNENFPPGPRPLPLVGNIFIMDRKRPFQTLMELKEKYGSVFSIQLGFRKMVVLTGYETVKEALVLKADQFAERPDIPIFKQITNGNGIIFGHGDSWKTIRRFTLTVLRDLGMGKRNIEEKIIEESEHLVKQFEAKKGEPFLTTIPINAATSNIIVSLIMGKRLEYEDEIFIKLLILNNESFRLVGGPYIQLYNMFPVLHPLPGPHYKVIKHQNILKDFFRQIFIQHREVLDENDKRSYIDAFMSKMEGEKNHSYSHFHEMNLLCTVTNLFVAGTETTSSTLSWAILILIKHPNIQMKVHEEIDRVIGGAKPRAEHRQMMPFTDAVIHEVQRFADILPMGLPHETTCDVDLRGYCIPKGTYIIPLLRSVHRDKNHWEKPDHFYPPHFLNEQGKFVKREAFMPFSAGRRVCVGEMLARMELFLFFTSLLQNFSFHAAEGVNGEDIDLSPTGGLTLSAPNIQVRALARNINV; this is encoded by the exons atgcccTTGATGCACATCTTGCCTCTGGATGGCACATCCATTCTGTTTATTAGCCTGATTTGTATCATGCTTATTTACAttctttatcacaaaaaaaacaatgagaatTTCCCACCAGGACCCAGGCCTCTACCACTAGTGGGGAATATATTTATTATGGACAGAAAAAGGCCTTTTCAGACTCTGATGGAG ctgaAGGAAAAATATGGCTCAGTGTTCAGCATTCAGTTGGGCTTCCGGAAGATGGTGGTTCTGACTGGCTATGAGACTGTGAAAGAGGCGCTTGTCTTGAAAGCTGACCAATTTGCAGAGAGGCCAGATATTCCTATATTCAAACAAATTACAAACGGAAATG GTATTATTTTTGGCCATGGGGATTCATGGAAAACTATCCGTAGATTCACACTGACAGTCCTACGTGACCTTGGAATGGGAAAGCGGAATATTGAGGAAAAAATCATTGAGGAATCTGAACACCTGGTGAAGCAGTTTGAAGCAAAAAAAG GTGAACCGTTTCTGACAACAATTCCTATTAACGCAGCTACATCTAACATTATAGTCTCCCTGATTATGGGAAAAAGATTGGAATATGAAGATGAAATTTTCATTAAACTTTTGATCTTGAACAATGAGAGCTTCCGACTTGTTGGAGGCCCATATATACAG TTGTACAACATGTTTCCTGTGTTGCACCCCCTGCCTGGACCACATTATAAAGTTATAAAACACCAGAATATTCTGAAGGACTTTTTCAGACAGATTTTCATCCAACACAGAGAAGTCCTTGATGAGAATGACAAAAGAAGCTACATCGATGCTTTCATGAGCAAGATGGAGGGG GAAAAGAACCACTCATACTCCCACTTCCACGAAATGAACCTCCTGTGTACTGTCACAAATCTTTTTGTGGCTGGAACAGAGACCACGTCTAGCACCCTTTCCTGGGCTATCTTGATCCTGATCAAGCACCCCAACATCCAGA TGAAGGTCCACGAGGAGATTGACAGGGTCATTGGAGGGGCGAAGCCCAGAGCTGAGCACCGGCAGATGATGCCCTTCACAGACGCTGTGATTCACGAGGTTCAGAGGTTTGCCGACATCCTCCCCATGGGCCTGCCTCATGAAACAACCTGTGATGTAGACCTCAGGGGCTACTGTATACCCAAG GGGACTTACATTATCCCACTGCTGAGATCAGTACACCGGGATAAGAACCACTGGGAGAAGCCAGACCACTTCTACCCACCACATTTCCTCAATGAACAGGGGAAGTTTGTCAAACGAGAAGCCTTCATGCCATTTTCTGCAG GCCGCAGGGTATGCGTTGGAGAGATGCTGGCCAGGATGGAGCTGTTCCTGTTCTTCACGTCTCTGCTGCAGAACTTCTCCTTTCACGCTGCTGAAGGGGTGAATGGGGAAGACATCGACCTGTCCCCGACTGGGGGTCTGACCCTTAGCGCCCCGAACATCCAGGTGCGCGCCCTGGCCCGAAACATAAACGTCTAG